The Granulicella sibirica genome has a segment encoding these proteins:
- a CDS encoding PLP-dependent transferase, whose product MSLFGKARWSRRDLLKQSGILSAGAAMSPMSASAAALIDPPQAAWKPAFPVSATENLYTKIGVRPIVNARGTYTIISGSQSLPQVKQAMYEASQYYVHLDELMPAIGAEIAMHMGAPMAIVTTGCEAAIALATVACIVGTDPEKSQAMPYKKTKDQVIIPKYSRNQYDFGVRMSGPEIVEVETVEDLRSKISERTAMIYLLSGPEAFTNQLSIKVVCAIAKEKNVPVFVDAAAEEPIVPNIHLAAGATFVGYSGGKCMRGPQAAGVLLGPKDLCAAAFWNAAPHHNWGRALKVGKEEQMGMLAAVREWYKRDHAAEQKQWLEWDTYIANAVKDIPSVTTKINMPDDDLSNRAPTLDIMWDAAKVGITGTELVAMLDKGTPRILIGGGSGRRPDMMNSSLNIMPYMMMPGDYKIVAAAISKYMRNPGKFENPPVYTGATAQLAGTWNVKIKYTRGVGEQQFVLEQNGASVKGQHKGEIYDAPLTGKIDADHVMLRSSMIGGGVYISFVFTGVLSGNTLSGDVRMGEYGAATFTATKA is encoded by the coding sequence ATGTCACTCTTCGGCAAGGCGCGCTGGTCCAGGCGAGACCTCCTCAAGCAGTCCGGTATCCTCTCGGCCGGGGCCGCAATGTCTCCTATGTCGGCTTCCGCGGCGGCGCTGATCGATCCGCCACAGGCTGCTTGGAAGCCCGCGTTCCCGGTGAGCGCGACGGAGAATCTGTACACGAAGATCGGGGTACGGCCGATCGTGAATGCGCGTGGAACGTATACGATCATCTCGGGCTCGCAGTCTCTTCCGCAGGTGAAGCAGGCGATGTACGAGGCGTCGCAGTACTATGTGCATCTTGATGAGCTGATGCCGGCGATCGGCGCGGAGATCGCGATGCATATGGGGGCGCCGATGGCGATCGTGACGACGGGTTGCGAGGCAGCGATTGCGCTGGCTACGGTGGCCTGCATCGTAGGCACGGATCCTGAGAAGTCGCAGGCGATGCCGTACAAGAAGACGAAGGATCAGGTCATCATTCCGAAGTACTCGCGGAACCAGTATGACTTCGGTGTGCGCATGTCGGGCCCTGAGATCGTCGAGGTGGAGACGGTGGAGGATCTTCGCTCGAAGATCAGTGAGCGCACGGCGATGATCTATCTGCTTTCGGGGCCTGAGGCGTTCACGAATCAGCTCTCGATCAAGGTCGTGTGCGCGATTGCGAAGGAGAAGAATGTTCCTGTGTTCGTGGATGCGGCGGCGGAAGAGCCGATCGTTCCGAATATCCACCTTGCGGCGGGTGCGACGTTTGTCGGTTACTCGGGCGGTAAGTGTATGCGGGGGCCGCAGGCGGCGGGCGTTCTGCTTGGACCGAAAGACTTGTGTGCGGCGGCGTTCTGGAATGCTGCTCCTCACCATAACTGGGGGCGTGCGCTCAAGGTCGGCAAGGAAGAGCAGATGGGCATGCTCGCTGCCGTGCGTGAGTGGTACAAGCGCGACCATGCGGCGGAGCAGAAGCAATGGCTGGAATGGGATACTTATATTGCGAATGCGGTGAAGGATATTCCGTCGGTGACGACGAAGATCAACATGCCGGACGACGATCTCTCGAACCGCGCCCCGACGCTCGACATTATGTGGGATGCGGCGAAGGTCGGGATCACGGGAACGGAGCTTGTTGCGATGCTCGACAAGGGAACGCCGAGGATCCTGATTGGCGGTGGCTCCGGACGGCGGCCGGACATGATGAACTCATCGCTCAACATCATGCCGTACATGATGATGCCCGGCGATTACAAGATTGTTGCGGCTGCTATTTCGAAGTACATGCGGAACCCCGGTAAGTTCGAGAATCCTCCTGTGTATACAGGAGCTACGGCGCAGCTTGCCGGTACGTGGAATGTGAAGATTAAGTACACACGCGGCGTAGGCGAACAGCAGTTCGTGCTGGAGCAGAATGGAGCTTCGGTGAAGGGGCAACACAAGGGCGAGATCTACGACGCGCCGCTCACGGGTAAGATCGATGCCGATCACGTCATGCTGCGAAGCTCAATGATCGGTGGCGGGGTTTATATCTCCTTCGTCTTTACGGGCGTTCTTTCTGGCAATACCTTGTCAGGCGATGTGCGGATGGGCGAGTATGGCGCCGCGACGTTTACGGCGACAAAGGCATAG
- a CDS encoding amidohydrolase/deacetylase family metallohydrolase has product MPPNPLPYDLLLKGGHLIDDKNRIDAISDVGIKDGKVAAVGADLKTSDALKTIDVKGLYVSPGLIDLHTHVYTGTGERGSYAGDESVYPDGFTLRNGVTTIVDAGSSGWKNFDDFKDKIIDRSKTRVLAELNIVGSGMRGGKYEDNLDDMDGKLTGDKAKLFPGVIVGVKSAHFTGPEWKPYDQAVIAGNIANIPVMIDYGANRVERPLIQLVSSHLRPGDIYTHCFSGLRGEQDQKTGGPSEALLIMRKRGIYCDVGHGGGSFAWTVAAPILKAGYKPDSISTDLHIGSMNNGMKDILNVADKMMVIGETTQEVIAQMTWHPAREIKQEQLGNLSVGAIADVAVLSMETGNYGFVDMYNTKMMGTKKLVCELTLKDGKVVYDLNGISADMWDATEHSADQRQSRRWTTFNERPFGATHGQRFPASVPVGSIPAPTTPK; this is encoded by the coding sequence ATGCCGCCGAATCCGCTTCCGTATGACCTGCTGCTGAAGGGCGGGCACCTGATCGATGACAAGAACCGTATCGACGCGATCAGCGACGTCGGGATCAAGGACGGGAAGGTTGCGGCTGTCGGCGCGGACCTGAAGACGTCGGATGCGCTAAAGACGATCGATGTGAAGGGGCTGTATGTATCGCCGGGGCTGATCGATCTACATACGCATGTGTATACGGGCACGGGCGAGCGTGGGTCGTATGCCGGAGATGAGTCGGTGTATCCGGATGGGTTCACGCTGCGCAACGGCGTGACGACGATCGTGGACGCCGGCAGCTCGGGGTGGAAGAACTTCGATGACTTCAAGGATAAGATCATCGATCGCTCGAAGACACGTGTGCTGGCCGAGTTGAACATCGTTGGTTCGGGTATGCGTGGAGGCAAGTACGAAGACAACCTTGACGACATGGATGGCAAGCTGACCGGCGATAAGGCGAAGCTGTTTCCGGGCGTGATCGTGGGCGTGAAGAGCGCGCACTTTACCGGGCCGGAGTGGAAGCCGTATGACCAAGCGGTGATCGCGGGGAATATTGCGAATATTCCGGTGATGATCGACTACGGTGCGAACCGGGTGGAGCGGCCGTTGATCCAGTTAGTGTCGTCGCACCTTCGGCCGGGCGATATCTATACGCACTGCTTCTCTGGGCTGCGCGGCGAGCAGGACCAGAAGACCGGCGGGCCTTCGGAGGCGCTTCTGATCATGCGGAAGCGCGGCATTTATTGCGACGTGGGGCATGGTGGCGGGTCGTTCGCGTGGACCGTGGCGGCTCCGATTTTGAAGGCGGGGTATAAGCCGGATTCGATCTCGACCGACCTCCATATCGGGTCGATGAACAACGGCATGAAAGACATCCTGAATGTCGCAGACAAGATGATGGTGATTGGCGAGACGACGCAGGAGGTGATCGCGCAGATGACATGGCATCCGGCGCGTGAGATCAAGCAGGAGCAGCTTGGGAACCTGTCGGTTGGGGCGATTGCCGATGTGGCTGTGCTGTCGATGGAGACCGGGAACTATGGCTTCGTCGACATGTACAACACGAAGATGATGGGAACCAAGAAGCTGGTGTGCGAACTGACGCTGAAGGATGGGAAGGTTGTGTATGACCTGAACGGGATCTCGGCGGATATGTGGGATGCGACGGAGCACTCCGCTGACCAGAGGCAGTCGCGGCGGTGGACTACGTTCAATGAGCGGCCGTTTGGGGCGACGCACGGACAGCGGTTTCCGGCGTCGGTGCCTGTGGGTTCCATTCCGGCCCCGACTACGCCGAAGTAG
- a CDS encoding DUF3299 domain-containing protein yields the protein MKRVTAVLAGVLSTGMLLAAPVPVGPPTTVAWNTLKTLTSPKVSSPATALNNKVVSVPGFMVPLEDDADQVTEFLLVPFAGACIHVPPPPPNQMIYVKLTRNQKAKMTFTDPIMVTGQLHVSTVDSPYGDVSFSMDGNTVKPYEQ from the coding sequence ATGAAGCGAGTGACGGCTGTTCTGGCTGGTGTGCTGTCGACCGGGATGTTGCTGGCCGCGCCTGTTCCTGTGGGTCCTCCGACCACGGTTGCGTGGAATACGCTTAAGACTCTGACGTCGCCAAAGGTGAGTTCTCCGGCTACCGCGTTGAACAATAAGGTGGTATCGGTTCCGGGGTTCATGGTGCCGCTCGAGGATGACGCGGACCAGGTGACGGAGTTTCTGCTGGTACCGTTTGCGGGGGCTTGTATCCATGTGCCGCCGCCTCCGCCGAACCAGATGATCTATGTGAAGCTGACTAGGAATCAGAAGGCGAAGATGACGTTCACGGACCCGATCATGGTGACGGGTCAGTTGCATGTGTCGACGGTCGACAGCCCGTATGGGGATGTGTCGTTTTCGATGGACGGCAACACGGTGAAGCCGTACGAACAGTAG
- a CDS encoding ABC transporter ATP-binding protein gives MTTAAAIHLRDVQFGYKPGHPILQIDDFSVPAGRRVFLHGPSGSGKTTLLSLISGVLVAQRGSVTVLGQDLTKLSAPARDTLRGSQIGYIFQGFNLIPYLTVAENIALPCDLHPARRKRIVAGSVVDEVARLARRLDIHTHLDAPVTHLSTGQQQRVAIARAIIGAPELVIADEPTSSLDTDRRDAFLALLTEVTSEAKDPTTLLFVSHDRSLASHFDEMLSLEGLRAGVAG, from the coding sequence ATGACGACTGCGGCTGCGATTCATCTTCGGGATGTTCAGTTCGGGTATAAGCCGGGACATCCAATTCTGCAGATTGACGATTTCAGCGTTCCGGCGGGGCGGCGGGTATTTCTGCATGGGCCTTCGGGAAGCGGCAAGACGACGCTGCTTTCGCTGATCTCGGGTGTGCTGGTGGCGCAGCGGGGAAGCGTGACGGTGCTTGGACAGGACCTGACTAAGCTCTCGGCTCCGGCTCGGGATACGCTGCGAGGGTCGCAGATTGGGTACATCTTCCAAGGGTTCAACCTGATTCCTTACCTCACGGTAGCCGAGAATATCGCGCTGCCGTGTGACCTGCACCCGGCCCGGCGGAAGCGGATTGTGGCGGGATCCGTTGTGGATGAGGTGGCGCGGCTGGCGCGGCGGCTGGATATCCACACGCATCTCGATGCCCCGGTGACCCACCTTTCGACGGGGCAACAGCAGAGGGTGGCGATTGCGCGGGCGATCATCGGGGCTCCGGAGCTTGTGATTGCCGATGAGCCGACGTCTTCGCTCGATACAGATCGGCGGGATGCCTTTCTGGCGTTGCTGACCGAGGTGACGAGCGAGGCGAAGGATCCGACGACGCTGCTCTTTGTTTCGCATGACCGGTCGCTTGCTTCTCACTTTGACGAGATGCTTTCTCTTGAAGGGCTGCGGGCGGGGGTGGCGGGCTGA
- a CDS encoding ABC transporter permease: MVLLRLAFKSLRARSLTTALTVFSIALSVMLLVGVDRLRDAAQAGFSGTLSKTDLIVGARGGGLPLLLSTVFHIGNASNNISWDTYQHFAHHPAVGWTIPISMGDSYKGYRVVSTDENFYKHYQYRGSKSLVMAEGRVPNGIFDVAVGAEVASRLGLKLGQQIVLAHGVESKSILNHDATPFTVVGILGQTATPVDRALYTTLLGDEAMHIGWTDGTPPAIGEAVPKLDPSKLKVDEITSFLLGAKSRISTLYLQREINTYKPEPLTSIIPAYTLQELWSLLDYADTALSLVSGAVLVVGLLAMLIALYTALNERRREIAILRAVGLHARQIFTLFLLESTLIAATGTVLGIGAVYGLLFVLRSTIENRFGLPIALVGLSTRVELYAVATLVAGALLGAIPAFRAYRNSLVDGLNAR, encoded by the coding sequence ATGGTGCTGCTTCGGCTGGCTTTCAAGTCTCTGCGGGCGCGTTCGCTGACAACGGCGTTGACGGTGTTTTCGATTGCGCTTTCGGTGATGCTTCTGGTCGGGGTCGATCGGCTGCGGGACGCTGCGCAGGCAGGCTTTTCGGGGACGCTTTCGAAGACGGACTTGATCGTCGGGGCGAGGGGTGGGGGGCTGCCGCTTCTGCTCTCGACGGTGTTTCATATCGGCAATGCGTCGAACAACATCTCGTGGGACACGTATCAGCACTTCGCGCATCATCCGGCTGTGGGGTGGACGATTCCGATCTCGATGGGAGATTCTTACAAGGGATACCGGGTCGTTTCGACGGACGAGAATTTTTACAAGCACTACCAGTACCGCGGGTCGAAGAGCCTTGTGATGGCCGAGGGGCGGGTGCCGAATGGGATCTTCGACGTTGCGGTCGGAGCTGAGGTCGCGAGCCGGCTTGGATTGAAGCTTGGCCAGCAGATCGTCCTGGCGCATGGGGTGGAGTCGAAGTCGATCCTGAATCATGATGCGACACCGTTCACCGTGGTCGGGATTCTTGGGCAGACGGCTACTCCTGTGGATCGGGCGCTGTATACGACGCTGCTGGGCGACGAGGCGATGCACATCGGGTGGACGGATGGGACGCCTCCAGCAATCGGGGAGGCGGTTCCGAAGCTCGATCCCTCGAAGCTGAAGGTGGATGAGATTACTTCGTTCCTGCTCGGGGCAAAGTCGCGGATCAGTACGCTTTATCTGCAGCGAGAGATCAATACTTACAAGCCGGAGCCGCTTACTTCGATCATTCCGGCTTATACGCTGCAGGAGCTTTGGAGTTTGCTGGACTACGCGGATACGGCGTTGTCGCTTGTGTCGGGTGCGGTGCTTGTGGTGGGTCTGCTGGCGATGCTGATTGCGCTCTATACGGCGTTGAACGAGCGGCGCCGGGAGATTGCGATCCTGCGGGCGGTTGGGCTGCACGCGCGGCAGATCTTTACCCTGTTCCTGCTGGAGTCAACGCTGATTGCGGCTACGGGGACGGTGCTTGGGATTGGTGCCGTCTACGGGTTGCTGTTTGTGCTGCGGAGCACGATCGAGAATCGCTTCGGGTTGCCGATTGCCCTGGTTGGGCTTTCGACGAGGGTGGAGCTTTATGCGGTGGCCACGCTGGTAGCGGGGGCACTGCTTGGCGCGATTCCGGCTTTCCGGGCTTATCGGAATTCGCTGGTGGATGGGTTGAACGCTCGGTAG
- a CDS encoding aminotransferase class V-fold PLP-dependent enzyme, producing the protein MSFTSGWNRRSFLSSVGAAAGSLFAPKAAFGKSKDKSNDKINMKHGVDGSPIVPITSGLGSTGDIYAELGVKPLINTVGTVTVIGGSVMKPEVMELIRRGNEHFVLIDELEIAAGKFIANLCKSPAGYTGLVTGGAAAAMVVGYAGMMTEDLEPRMKMIPDVADFPRNEVIIQKSHRYNFDHQIRQTGAKLIEVVTREEMIAAINPKTVAIHFTNIQSDNGKVSGPETVEIARAHNIYTFNDASADVPPVSRLWEYPAVGFDMVTFSGGKDICGPQASGILIGKEELIRWSLMNMSPQEDRIGRCCKVGKETIFGLLKALEIFVNQDYDATLRMYDARAQLISDAIKKFGVMAKPREFNPNALGNVTPRYSWQIDPAKLKLTGNDVMQALADTKPVGIGSFGANAAGLRGRNPGEPAGGAPQERRPRTPRPGRPAPDPNSFGFAVWQLKEGEDKVIADRLVEIFSQAPKA; encoded by the coding sequence ATGAGTTTTACGTCCGGTTGGAATCGTCGATCGTTCCTCTCGTCCGTTGGCGCCGCTGCCGGAAGCCTCTTCGCTCCGAAGGCTGCCTTCGGCAAGTCCAAAGACAAGTCCAACGACAAAATCAACATGAAGCACGGCGTCGATGGCAGCCCCATCGTCCCCATCACCTCAGGTCTTGGCTCAACGGGTGACATCTACGCCGAGCTCGGCGTAAAGCCACTCATCAACACCGTCGGCACCGTCACCGTCATCGGCGGATCGGTCATGAAGCCCGAGGTCATGGAGCTCATTCGCCGCGGCAACGAGCACTTCGTCCTCATCGACGAGCTCGAGATCGCCGCCGGCAAGTTCATCGCGAACCTCTGCAAGTCCCCCGCGGGTTACACCGGCCTCGTCACCGGCGGCGCGGCAGCGGCCATGGTCGTCGGCTACGCCGGCATGATGACCGAAGACCTCGAACCCCGCATGAAGATGATCCCGGATGTTGCCGACTTCCCCCGCAACGAAGTCATCATCCAGAAGAGCCACCGTTACAACTTCGACCACCAGATCCGCCAGACCGGCGCGAAGCTCATCGAGGTCGTCACCCGCGAAGAGATGATCGCCGCCATCAACCCCAAGACGGTCGCCATCCACTTCACCAACATCCAGTCCGACAACGGCAAGGTGAGCGGGCCCGAGACAGTCGAGATCGCCCGCGCGCACAACATCTACACCTTCAACGATGCTTCCGCCGACGTCCCGCCCGTCTCGCGCCTCTGGGAGTATCCCGCCGTCGGCTTCGACATGGTCACTTTCTCCGGCGGCAAGGACATCTGCGGCCCCCAGGCCTCGGGCATCCTCATCGGCAAGGAAGAGCTCATCCGCTGGTCGCTCATGAACATGAGCCCGCAGGAAGACCGCATCGGCCGTTGCTGCAAGGTTGGCAAGGAGACCATCTTCGGCCTGCTCAAGGCGCTCGAGATCTTCGTCAACCAGGACTATGACGCCACCCTCCGCATGTACGACGCCCGCGCCCAGCTCATCTCCGACGCGATCAAGAAGTTCGGCGTCATGGCGAAGCCGCGCGAGTTCAACCCCAACGCTCTCGGCAACGTGACCCCGCGCTATAGCTGGCAGATTGACCCCGCGAAGCTCAAGCTCACCGGCAACGATGTCATGCAGGCCCTCGCCGACACCAAGCCCGTCGGCATCGGCAGCTTCGGCGCCAACGCCGCCGGTTTGCGCGGACGCAACCCGGGCGAACCCGCAGGCGGAGCCCCCCAGGAGCGCCGTCCGCGCACCCCGCGTCCCGGCCGCCCCGCTCCTGACCCCAACAGCTTCGGCTTCGCCGTCTGGCAGCTCAAGGAGGGTGAGGACAAGGTCATTGCCGACCGCCTCGTCGAGATCTTCAGCCAGGCCCCCAAAGCCTAG
- a CDS encoding RidA family protein, which yields MEINTRRRFFGSIAAMAAFVTGSPLFAQQAPPAAPTAPPVPAPGPGGDRPRRGGGNHTHNGIYYFSGTGSNDGYPKEDHVLVTDPFEKHVTRTMDALKKSVERAGASMDSIIHLEVFLCLPHADSYTMPTGKARFDAHKAQYDALNKIYGTYFSPGKAPSRACMALEWIPGDSLIEIVGSAAVLNPPTPPAGA from the coding sequence ATGGAGATCAACACCCGCCGCCGCTTTTTCGGAAGCATCGCCGCCATGGCGGCTTTCGTCACCGGCTCCCCACTGTTCGCCCAACAGGCCCCTCCCGCAGCCCCGACAGCGCCTCCCGTTCCTGCCCCGGGACCTGGCGGTGACCGTCCCCGTCGCGGCGGCGGAAATCACACCCACAACGGCATCTACTACTTCTCCGGCACCGGATCCAATGACGGCTACCCCAAGGAAGACCACGTCCTCGTCACCGACCCCTTCGAGAAGCACGTCACCCGCACCATGGACGCCCTCAAGAAGTCCGTCGAACGCGCCGGTGCAAGCATGGACAGCATCATCCACCTCGAGGTCTTTCTCTGCCTCCCCCACGCCGACAGCTACACCATGCCCACCGGCAAGGCGCGCTTCGACGCCCACAAGGCACAGTACGACGCGCTCAACAAGATCTATGGAACCTACTTCTCCCCCGGCAAGGCTCCATCCCGCGCCTGCATGGCGCTTGAATGGATTCCGGGCGATTCGCTCATCGAAATCGTCGGCAGCGCCGCTGTCCTCAACCCACCCACCCCGCCCGCTGGCGCATAA